CGGCAAATCGGGGAGTTCTGGCAACGGCTTCCAGGCTGGCAGGCCGGGCTGCTGACCAGTGATGCCGACCTGGCCAGGGAGGTCGGGTTCCGTGCCCGACGCAGCACGCGGCTGATGAACGGTCCTCTGGAATGTCGCTTTTACCAGTTTGAGCTGATTCCCGAACTCAGGGTCTCTGCCGACACCGATCCGGTGCGGCAGCAGGCGGTCGGGCAGGCGGAAATGTTCCGCAACCGGCTGCGTAAAAATCTCCGTCGGATCGGCAAGTGGGCACGACGCAGCCGGGTGAGCTGCTATCGTCTCTACGATCGCGACCTCCCTGAGTTTGCCCTGGCTGTCGATCGTTACCAGGACTGGCTGCATGTTCAGGAATACCGTCCGCCGGCACGGGTCGATGGACGGCTTGCCGAAGCCCGTTTCGAAGCGGCTATTGACGTTATTCTCGACGAGCTGGACGTTCCGGCTGAAAACGTTGTCTGCAAGCAGCGCCAAAGGCAGAAGGGCAGTCGGCAATATGAGCGCCGTTCAACCCGGGACGAGTTTTACCGGGTTCAGGAATCCGGGCTCAGCTTCTGGGTCAATCTGCATGATTATCTCGACACCGGACTGTTTCTCGACCAGCGCCTGACCCGCGAGAGGCTTCGCGACATGGCGGCGGGAAAACGTTTTCTCAACCTGTTCTGCTATACCGGCAGCGCCAGTGTCTATGCCGCCGCCGGCGGTGCCGAATCGACCACCAGCGTCGATCTCTCCCAGACCTATCTTGACTGGGCCGGCCGCAACCTGCGGCTGAATGGTTTTCACGGGCGCCGTCACCAGTTGCTGCGGGCGCATTGTCTCGACTGGCTGCAGCGGGAGAAAACCAGCTTCGACCTGATTTTTCTCGACCCCCCGACCTTTTCCAACTCCAAGCGGTTCAAGGGGCATTTCGACATCCAGGAAGATCACCTGCAGTTGCTGAGACTGACCATGGCGCGTTTGACGAAGGATGGCAGCCTCATTTTTTCAACCAACCGGCGTAATTTTCAACTGGACGCGAGAGCCACGGAATTGTGGCAGGTGGAGGACTGGACCGAGAAGACCCGAAGCGAGGACTTCAACCGCAAACCGCCTGCTCACCGCTGCTGGCTGTTGCGTCATCGGGGGTAAGGGCGGAGTTACCGGCAGACCCGGTTTCGCCCCGCTTTCTTGGCCCGGTAGAGAGCCTTGTCTGCTTCCTTGATCACCATCCCCGGATCCATGGAACGCTGTCGTTGCGCGACCCCGATACTGACCGTGACCTTGAGCTGCCGACTGCTGTTGCCGGCGGGTTTCGGATGCTGTGGTCGTTTTTTCGGGCGCAGATAGCGCCGACGAACCGTGAATCGGGCAGCCTCGATCTCTCTGCGCAGCTCTTCCAGTTCGGGGAGGCATTCATCCAGCCCGCGTCCCGGAAAAAGAATGGCGAATTCTTCGCCGCCGTAGCGGAACGGTCGTCCCCCACCACCTACGCCCGCGAGGCGGGCGGCAACCATGCGCAACACCTGGTCGCCGACATCATGACCATGCCGGTCGTTGAATTTTTTAAAGTGATCGATATCGACCATCGCCACGCAATAACGGGCACCGAGACGCTGCAGGCTTTCGTTGAGGGCGCGGCGGCCGCGCAGGCCGGTCAGGTCATCGCGAAAAGCCATCTGCAGCGACATTTCGACAATTGCCAGGGTCGGTGCCAGACCGGCCAGTCCGAACCAGGTTGCGGCAGTCAACGGTGAGGGGTGGAAAAGCGCGGGCAGGGAAAGCAGCTGCGTTGTCAGCAACCCCGTTTCAAGAGGCTCCGGGTGTCGCCAGCACCAGATGGCACTGACCAGAAGACTGCCGCCGCAAGTCAGCACAATCGGCAGTAACGGAAGAAAATCGAAGTGCAACCAGGCAGCGGGGTGCATGCCCGCCATCTGGCTGACAAGGTCGGGACGCAGCTGCTGGAACAGGGCGGCCGCCCCGCCCAGCAGTATCAGCAACAGGGGTCGCGCCATGCCGGTCGGGGTGAAAAAACCTTTTTCCGGCATCAGCAGAATGATCAGCAGGGACAATGGCAGCAGCAGCGGCAGCCACAGGTTCAATGCTCTTTGTTGTTCCGCCCCGCTGAACTGCAGGAAAATTGTTGCTGCCGTCAGCAGCAGCAGGGTCCAGGCCAGTCGACTGCGATTGAAGCGCCAGGCGAGAAACAGGCCACAGATCAGAACCAGCCAGGGGAAAAAGGGCAGAAAGGGGTCGCAGAGACGACGGACGGCCGGTGAAAAAACAAGCAGCAGACCAGATCCGAAGCTGAGCAGGGCTGGAAACAGAAGGGAGATCATCGGAGTGGTGGAGGGCTAATTGACGGCGGTTTTACGGTTCGCCCCCGACGCAGCATCCTTCCGATCCGGGTTTTCGTCTGCGGCAGTTCGCAGTCGGCAGGGCAGATCGACCTGGATGACCTGTCCCCGTTTGCGGATGAAGACCAGGTCTTCATTGACCTCGGGGATGTAGCGGTTTCCCTGGCATGACAGTTCGTAGGTTTCCTGATAGTCGAGCCCGGGAATAAAGGCCGGAATCGAATAGTCGATATCATCCAGGGTGCACTTGATCTCGCCCGAAAGCGTGTCTTCATCCGGACCATGCTGCTTGTCGCCGTCAGCATCGAAGAAAGCATCGATGATCAGGATACCCCTTTCGGTCGCGAGTTTGCGCGGTGAGCCGAAGGTCAGATCGAGCAGGCTCTCGCGCGGAGCCTGTCCCTGGTCTCCCTTGTTGACGTTGAAACGCGCATTCTCCTGGACCGACTCGGCCGCCGTGGGAAGGCAGGTCGCGGCCAACAGGCACAGGCAGAAACAGCTGCGTTTGAGAAGGTTCCGCATTTTCGGAGATCCGCTACGGCTCAGACCGCCGGGCGTTTCTGGATGTTCAGCATCGAGATCTCGAAGGTCAGTTCCTTGCCGGCCAGTGGATGGTTGGCATCAAGGGTGACGCTGCTGTCGCTCAGATCATTGATGAAAAAGTGCATAACGTGTCCGTCTTCGCGGGTCACCTCCAGTTGTCCGCCAACCACAAGGTCAAGATCGTCCGGCAACAGGGAGCGTTCCACGGTTTCAACCAGTTTTTCATGGTAGGGGCCGTAGCCGTCGTCAGCAGAGATGGTTACGGTTTTTTTCTCACCGGTGACCATTCCTTCGACAGCCCGGTCAAATCCGGCGATGACTTCCTGTTGACCGATGATGAATTTCAACGGCTCCTTGCCTTCGGAGCTGTCAAAGAGGGTTCCATCGGCAAGTTTGCCGATGTAGTTGACTGTTACGGTATCACCTTTTTCTGCCTTGAACATGGGTGGCCTTTCATTCTCTGAGGGGTTGTCGATTCAGGCTGAACCTAGCTTGGATGCTGCCGGCTGTCAACTCCTCGAGAGCTTTGTTTTTGCCTGCCCCCGGTGTCCGGACTCACATGGCCGCAGTCGTGGATCGGGCCGAAACGGCCATAGATTGAGGATGGGTTGAAAACTTGTTATGATGACGAAGGTTTCGGTGCCATCAATGGGTTTGTGGGTGTATTTATGTATAAAGATTATTTCGGGTTTCGGGAGGATCCTTTTTCTATCGCTCCTGATCCCCGGTATCTGTTCATGTCCAACCAGCATCAGGAAGCCCTGGCCCATCTGCTATTCGGGGTGCGCCGTCCGGGAG
This sequence is a window from Geothermobacter hydrogeniphilus. Protein-coding genes within it:
- a CDS encoding FKBP-type peptidyl-prolyl cis-trans isomerase, translating into MFKAEKGDTVTVNYIGKLADGTLFDSSEGKEPLKFIIGQQEVIAGFDRAVEGMVTGEKKTVTISADDGYGPYHEKLVETVERSLLPDDLDLVVGGQLEVTREDGHVMHFFINDLSDSSVTLDANHPLAGKELTFEISMLNIQKRPAV
- the rlmKL gene encoding bifunctional 23S rRNA (guanine(2069)-N(7))-methyltransferase RlmK/23S rRNA (guanine(2445)-N(2))-methyltransferase RlmL gives rise to the protein MKLFITVPGGLEELLKQELAELGAEELALTQAGISCRASLETSYRICLWSRLATRVLLLLGEAEVDNEQQLYQAARQLPWEEHVGVEQSIAVSCTTRRSLLENSRFAALRLKDAVVDRFRDLESRRPDVDPETPDCRFHLYLEKNRAFFYLDLGGGSLHRRGHRIAGTEAPLKENLAAALLLRSGWPEIAAAGGGLIDPMCGSGTFLLEAAAMAGDLAPRLGRESFGFMRWKQHQEEVWLRLLQEAKRRAAAGRRKIPFIAGFDQDAAAVGRTRQAVLQAGLDNRIRVKTAALTAATAEQLDQEKGLCIINPPYGERLGDHLVLKRLYRQIGEFWQRLPGWQAGLLTSDADLAREVGFRARRSTRLMNGPLECRFYQFELIPELRVSADTDPVRQQAVGQAEMFRNRLRKNLRRIGKWARRSRVSCYRLYDRDLPEFALAVDRYQDWLHVQEYRPPARVDGRLAEARFEAAIDVILDELDVPAENVVCKQRQRQKGSRQYERRSTRDEFYRVQESGLSFWVNLHDYLDTGLFLDQRLTRERLRDMAAGKRFLNLFCYTGSASVYAAAGGAESTTSVDLSQTYLDWAGRNLRLNGFHGRRHQLLRAHCLDWLQREKTSFDLIFLDPPTFSNSKRFKGHFDIQEDHLQLLRLTMARLTKDGSLIFSTNRRNFQLDARATELWQVEDWTEKTRSEDFNRKPPAHRCWLLRHRG
- a CDS encoding GGDEF domain-containing protein, whose amino-acid sequence is MISLLFPALLSFGSGLLLVFSPAVRRLCDPFLPFFPWLVLICGLFLAWRFNRSRLAWTLLLLTAATIFLQFSGAEQQRALNLWLPLLLPLSLLIILLMPEKGFFTPTGMARPLLLILLGGAAALFQQLRPDLVSQMAGMHPAAWLHFDFLPLLPIVLTCGGSLLVSAIWCWRHPEPLETGLLTTQLLSLPALFHPSPLTAATWFGLAGLAPTLAIVEMSLQMAFRDDLTGLRGRRALNESLQRLGARYCVAMVDIDHFKKFNDRHGHDVGDQVLRMVAARLAGVGGGGRPFRYGGEEFAILFPGRGLDECLPELEELRREIEAARFTVRRRYLRPKKRPQHPKPAGNSSRQLKVTVSIGVAQRQRSMDPGMVIKEADKALYRAKKAGRNRVCR